From the Oleiharenicola lentus genome, one window contains:
- the pilO gene encoding type 4a pilus biogenesis protein PilO produces MTSADLVTLIKKHPIGFGCLLVCLVCGVAIYLRYGNIEASQQDLDTKAAEVAKMTANIRNSANLAEQVAEMQSYAKELESRMLKAGQLAVNLQYFYKLETENGVKLVDVRQNALPRNAKTEGYVGVPFSVTVQGTYTQVMNFLGRLQNGRHLCRISAANFTKSAASDGSEVPVNLTLNLELLGQQP; encoded by the coding sequence ATGACCTCTGCCGACTTAGTCACGCTCATCAAAAAGCATCCTATTGGGTTTGGGTGCCTCCTCGTATGTTTGGTGTGCGGCGTTGCGATATACCTGCGCTACGGAAATATTGAGGCGAGCCAGCAGGATTTGGATACAAAAGCAGCTGAAGTGGCCAAAATGACTGCCAATATCCGCAATTCAGCCAACCTGGCTGAACAGGTTGCCGAAATGCAATCTTACGCCAAGGAGTTGGAATCTCGCATGCTGAAAGCCGGCCAACTGGCGGTTAACCTTCAATACTTCTACAAGCTTGAAACAGAAAACGGAGTGAAGTTGGTCGATGTTCGGCAAAATGCCCTGCCCCGAAATGCCAAAACAGAAGGCTATGTTGGTGTTCCGTTCAGTGTCACGGTCCAGGGAACCTATACTCAAGTCATGAACTTTCTTGGCCGGCTCCAGAACGGGCGGCACTTATGCCGGATTTCTGCGGCCAACTTTACCAAATCCGCGGCCAGCGACGGCTCTGAAGTGCCCGTGAACTTGACCCTTAACCTCGAACTCTTGGGGCAGCAGCCATGA